The proteins below come from a single Nocardioides eburneiflavus genomic window:
- a CDS encoding acyl-CoA dehydrogenase family protein: MEFALDAKTEDCRETLLTFMDTHVYPNETRFHEELSAAEDRWAWDTLPVLKEIRAVARDLGLWNLFLPGDHGGGLTNLQYAPLAEITGRSMHLGPAALNCSAPDTGNMEVLSLFGTAAQKEQWLQPLLNAEIRSSFAMTEPAVPSSDATNVCTEIRRDGDEYVISGSKWWITGAMNPNAKIFIVMGKTDPTADRHQQQSMILVERDRPGVGVARHLDVLGFDDHQHGGHAELKFHDVRVPASNLIGEEGKGFAIAQARLGPGRIHHCMRMIGIAERAIELMCERVDGRTAFGKPLADQGVIRTWIAESRVRVEQLRLLVLKTAWLMDTQGNRAAHTEIQSIKIATPRTVEWILDKAIQAHGAGGLSQDFPLSYDFASVRTMRFADGPDEVHLNTLGRAELRRQAERREGVRRGRG; encoded by the coding sequence ATGGAGTTCGCGCTCGACGCCAAGACCGAGGACTGCCGGGAGACGCTGCTGACCTTCATGGACACGCACGTCTACCCCAACGAGACACGCTTCCATGAGGAACTCTCGGCCGCCGAGGACCGTTGGGCCTGGGACACGTTGCCAGTGTTGAAGGAGATCCGCGCCGTAGCGCGCGACTTGGGGTTGTGGAACCTTTTCCTCCCTGGCGACCACGGGGGAGGTCTTACGAACCTGCAATACGCGCCCCTGGCCGAGATCACCGGCCGCAGCATGCACTTGGGCCCTGCAGCCCTCAACTGCTCAGCTCCGGACACGGGCAACATGGAGGTCCTGTCGCTCTTCGGCACGGCGGCGCAGAAGGAGCAGTGGCTCCAACCCCTCCTCAACGCCGAGATCCGCTCCTCATTTGCCATGACTGAGCCCGCGGTTCCGTCGTCTGATGCAACCAACGTTTGCACCGAGATCCGCCGCGACGGAGATGAGTACGTCATCAGCGGATCCAAGTGGTGGATCACTGGTGCAATGAACCCCAACGCCAAGATCTTCATCGTCATGGGCAAGACCGATCCCACCGCCGATCGACACCAGCAGCAGTCGATGATCTTGGTCGAGCGCGACCGCCCAGGCGTAGGTGTCGCCAGACACCTGGATGTTCTTGGATTCGACGACCATCAGCACGGCGGGCACGCCGAGCTCAAGTTCCACGACGTACGGGTCCCGGCCAGCAACTTGATCGGCGAGGAAGGCAAGGGCTTCGCAATCGCCCAGGCACGTCTCGGTCCGGGCCGCATCCACCACTGCATGCGGATGATTGGTATCGCCGAACGAGCAATCGAGCTCATGTGTGAGCGCGTCGACGGTCGGACGGCCTTCGGTAAGCCACTCGCAGACCAAGGAGTCATCAGGACCTGGATTGCGGAGTCGCGCGTCCGGGTCGAACAGCTTCGGCTGCTCGTGCTCAAGACCGCATGGCTGATGGACACGCAAGGCAACCGAGCCGCCCACACGGAGATTCAGTCCATCAAAATTGCTACCCCGCGCACCGTCGAGTGGATTCTCGACAAGGCGATCCAGGCGCACGGAGCGGGCGGGCTGTCGCAGGACTTCCCGCTCTCCTACGACTTCGCGTCTGTGCGGACGATGCGGTTCGCTGACGGACCCGATGAGGTGCACCTCAACACCCTCGGGCGAGCCGAGCTTCGTCGACAAGCAGAGCGCCGCGAGGGGGTACGCCGTGGCCGCGGGTAA